The stretch of DNA GCAGTTAATGCAAAAGGGTTTGCGGCATTTATAGCAGCTTCTCCTAACTCCATCTTCACTAGATTCAAGGAGCTCGGTCTTGGACATCAAACCCCAGCAACTTGGATTAGGGCAATGGAATCTGTCACATACAGGGATTGAGTCCTCATTGACCCTTTGTTCCCACATCTCTTTTAGTTTAGGTGTCAAAAGATGGGCACAACTTCGAAGAGTCAGGTTTGATTTGCAGCCAGGATGAGGACACCTAGGTAGATCTCCCTGGTTTAGCGCCAGTTCTATTTGTTCTTTCATGTACTCCACACTGAACCGATGAGAGCAAGCAACGGAAAACATATTACCAGCTCTACCAAAAAGAGGCTTTGGTAGTGTTTCCATTGCGAGATCAAAGACAAACTTAGTCCGAGTTCTAGTCACAAGAACAGGGATGCTCGTTGTAAATTTTTGTCTGATGCTTTGCACATCATCCATTAATAAGGCGATTTTCTCACTCGTAGGAGCCAATCTCCCCATGACCTAATTCattaaagggaaaaaaacatcaattaagATATTGAGAAACAAAATACACATTACGTGAACcctaaaagcaaacaaaacttACCGATTCGAAAATATCATGGTCATCGCAGTAAAATGAGATATGATTGATCCCCAAACTTAGGGCTTTGTTTAGTCCTAGCTTCAATGCCATAAACTCAACCTCCCAAATTGAAACGTCTGAGTCATCAAGTAGGCCGTTCATCTGAAACAAGATATTATCATCGTCTTCTCTGCTAATTGCAACCCCAAATCCAGCCAATGTTAAACCCGTTGGTATCTGCCACTGCCAGTTTCTCAAACCCTTGAAGTAAAGGATGTACGAGTCAGAACTTAGATCTCCCGGTGAGGGTTTTCCAATGGTGGGTTTTGGGGCATCTTCTCGTACAAGATCGccttctttcttcatgtttttcttgtgcatactttcagattttatttcttttttttttttacgtttgaGGGTTAAGGTTTCAGATTTATATATAGAGCAGAGCCGGCTTCAACTAAACGCAGAAGAAAATTAGCTTTTAAGAATAGGTCATATATAAAAcctaatcttatttttttctttaaacgaggaaaaaaaaaactaatcattcACGAAATTCAAAGGAAGGAAAAATTCTTcaccaatattttttaaaattaatataagctAATTTAGGGATATTGTTGAAAACAGAAAAGCAAACATGTCGGGCAACTGGGCAAGTAATGCTTCACATTTCTCAAGCTGCATCCAAGATTTTCCTGTTTAAGTTAATTTGTTTGGGTTAGTTCGATGAACCTTTGTTAAGTTGGCGaatgttttgttaaattttttataaattttgttttggtgaattCTTCTAATTTccaactctatatatatttaaattttattagttttaccTTAGTATACATGATTGTAAACATTACATTATCTCTTCGCGCAATTTTTAACCTGAATATTCATCGGAATAATGGTGGTAATGAATCCAACATTGATTCTTTGCATGGTAgtcgaagatgaagaagtttggTTAACTTTTGGTCTTGTTTTTAAGGCATCTACAAGCCATTCCAATGTGTTTCCACCATCTCATATAAGGAATTCACTACTAGAAACATATTGTATTCTGATCAGAGTACTAATTGGAGGTGGCATATTGGTCTCTTCGACACAGTGCCGTGCTTACAGGCAAGAGGAAAGGGCAATTGCCCTAagccaccaaaaattaaaaatttgttaggccacattttttttctatctaggCTTATGTATTTAAATTGATAAGATAAATGTGTATGTAAAGTGGGTTTTTTGGTTTGAGCAGCCCTTgacaattttaataaatctaatatataaggaaatttCTACATATGTTTTATACTCTAAATCTAATAACAATAATACTAATG from Camelina sativa cultivar DH55 chromosome 9, Cs, whole genome shotgun sequence encodes:
- the LOC104711006 gene encoding probable E3 ubiquitin-protein ligase ARI3, with amino-acid sequence MHKKNMKKEGDLVREDAPKPTIGKPSPGDLSSDSYILYFKGLRNWQWQIPTGLTLAGFGVAISREDDDNILFQMNGLLDDSDVSIWEVEFMALKLGLNKALSLGINHISFYCDDHDIFESVMGRLAPTSEKIALLMDDVQSIRQKFTTSIPVLVTRTRTKFVFDLAMETLPKPLFGRAGNMFSVACSHRFSVEYMKEQIELALNQGDLPRCPHPGCKSNLTLRSCAHLLTPKLKEMWEQRVNEDSIPVCDRFHCPNPSCWGLMSKTELLESSEDGVRRSCYKCRKPFCINCKVMWHSNLSCAEYKRSGGKPSTTLWRQCRSCQHMNKLFDGRITVTCRCGYRFCYKCGSQWKFGGCFHHRQFLMMVVFALVFFFILFYV